A window of the Streptococcus sp. 116-D4 genome harbors these coding sequences:
- the nrdD gene encoding anaerobic ribonucleoside-triphosphate reductase, protein MIALEEKITTLPTLFVEKRDGRRVVFDVDKIDRALHKAAEKVMDVTPLVEKRLHALTERIVTEIHSRFPQGVKIYEIQNIVEHELLDAKEYALAEEYITYRTQRDFERSKATDINFSIHKLLNKDQAVVNENANKDSDVFNTQRDLTAGIVGKSIGLQMLPKHVANAHQKGDIHYHDLDYSPYTPMTNCCLIDFKGMLENGFKIGNAEMESPKSIQTATAQISQIIANVASSQYGGCSADRIDEVLAPYAEKNYQKHLKDAEEWVLPDKREDYAWKKTQKDIYDAMQSLEYEINTLFTSNGQTPFTSLGFGLGTNRFERKIQKAILNIRIKGLGSEHRTAIFPKLIFTLKRGLNLEEGTPNYDIKQLALECATKRMYPDVLSYDKIIELTGSFKVPMGCRSFLQVWKDENGVEVNSGRMNLGVVTVNLPRIALESEGDMNKFWEIFNERMNIAEDALVYRVERTKEATPANAPILYQYGAFGHRLGKEESVDQLFKNRRATVSLGYIGLYEVATVFFGNSWESNSDAKEFTLDIIRDMKRRVEEWSDQYGYHFSIYSTPSESLTDRFCRLDTEKFGSIPDITDKEYYTNSFHYDVRKNPTPFEKLDFEKVYPEAGASGGFIHYCEYPVLQQNPKALEAVWDYAYDRVGYLGTNTPIDRCYKCDFEGDFEPTERGFACPNCGNSDPKTVDVVKRTCGYLGNPQARPMVNGRHKEIAARVKHMNGSTIKIAGHQVTN, encoded by the coding sequence ATGATTGCACTAGAAGAAAAAATTACAACCCTACCAACCCTCTTCGTTGAAAAACGAGATGGAAGACGTGTTGTATTTGATGTGGACAAGATTGACAGGGCTCTCCATAAGGCCGCTGAAAAGGTTATGGATGTGACACCCTTGGTTGAAAAACGCCTCCATGCTCTGACTGAGCGAATTGTCACAGAAATTCATAGTCGCTTTCCGCAGGGAGTTAAGATTTACGAAATTCAAAATATCGTAGAACATGAACTCCTTGACGCTAAAGAATATGCGCTGGCTGAAGAGTATATCACTTATCGGACGCAGAGGGATTTTGAGCGCTCAAAAGCGACAGATATCAACTTTAGTATCCATAAACTTCTCAACAAAGACCAGGCAGTTGTCAATGAAAATGCTAATAAAGACAGCGATGTTTTTAACACCCAGCGTGATTTGACAGCAGGAATTGTTGGAAAGTCAATCGGACTGCAAATGCTTCCTAAGCACGTAGCCAATGCCCATCAAAAAGGGGATATCCACTATCACGATTTGGACTACAGTCCCTATACCCCTATGACCAACTGCTGTTTGATTGATTTTAAAGGCATGTTGGAAAATGGTTTTAAGATTGGAAATGCAGAGATGGAGAGTCCTAAGTCTATCCAGACTGCGACAGCTCAGATTTCGCAAATCATTGCCAACGTTGCTTCTAGCCAGTACGGGGGCTGTTCAGCTGACCGTATCGATGAAGTCTTGGCGCCTTATGCAGAGAAGAATTACCAAAAACACCTTAAGGATGCAGAAGAATGGGTCTTACCTGACAAACGGGAAGATTACGCTTGGAAGAAAACGCAAAAAGACATCTATGATGCTATGCAATCTCTCGAGTATGAAATCAATACTCTCTTCACTTCAAATGGACAAACACCTTTTACTTCGCTAGGTTTTGGTCTAGGAACCAATCGTTTTGAGCGGAAAATTCAAAAAGCTATTTTAAACATTCGTATTAAGGGCCTTGGTTCAGAACATCGTACGGCTATCTTCCCTAAACTGATTTTTACTCTGAAAAGAGGTCTTAACTTGGAAGAAGGGACTCCCAACTACGACATCAAACAGTTGGCTCTTGAGTGTGCAACCAAGCGGATGTACCCAGATGTCTTGTCCTATGATAAGATTATCGAGCTGACAGGCTCCTTCAAGGTTCCTATGGGCTGCCGCTCGTTTCTCCAAGTATGGAAGGATGAAAATGGTGTAGAAGTCAATTCAGGTCGCATGAACCTGGGTGTTGTGACGGTTAACTTGCCTCGAATTGCTCTTGAGTCTGAGGGCGACATGAATAAGTTCTGGGAAATCTTCAACGAGCGGATGAATATCGCAGAAGATGCTCTGGTTTACCGTGTCGAACGAACCAAGGAAGCAACACCAGCAAATGCCCCTATCCTTTATCAATACGGTGCTTTTGGCCATCGTCTAGGTAAAGAAGAAAGTGTTGACCAGCTCTTTAAGAATCGCCGTGCGACAGTTTCACTAGGCTATATCGGTTTGTATGAAGTAGCTACTGTTTTCTTTGGTAACAGCTGGGAAAGCAATTCAGATGCTAAGGAATTCACGCTAGACATTATTCGCGATATGAAACGCCGTGTAGAAGAGTGGTCTGACCAATATGGCTACCACTTCTCTATCTACTCAACACCATCTGAAAGTTTGACAGACCGTTTCTGTCGACTAGATACAGAGAAGTTTGGATCTATTCCTGATATTACAGATAAGGAATACTATACCAACTCTTTCCATTACGATGTTCGTAAAAATCCAACACCGTTTGAAAAATTAGACTTTGAGAAAGTCTATCCAGAAGCAGGTGCATCAGGTGGTTTTATCCATTATTGTGAGTATCCAGTCCTTCAGCAAAATCCAAAGGCCTTGGAAGCTGTCTGGGATTATGCTTATGACCGTGTGGGCTATCTTGGGACCAATACACCAATAGACCGTTGCTACAAGTGTGACTTTGAAGGGGATTTTGAACCAACTGAGAGAGGATTTGCTTGTCCAAACTGTGGCAATAGCGACCCTAAAACAGTAGATGTTGTGAAACGGACTTGTGGCTATCTAGGCAATCCGCAAGCGAGACCGATGGTAAATGGTCGCCACAAGGAAATCGCAGCACGTGTCAAACACATGAATGGCTCAACGATTAAAATAGCTGGCCATCAAGTAACAAATTAG
- a CDS encoding damage-inducible protein CinA, with protein sequence MAVYGRIEEVSETIQSNEIENRLDRNLESHVEKEEQVAFPFFRLIIGSTIATVFSVVLPLLLDMVSPSQAQDLYVGWALHQGGQLYSSYYASQGLLYYLLLYITQGGILFALVEWLALLGGGYFLFASTEYLTGQREQAKQLLTIFYILVSGLGFGGGYATILALPFLFAGFSFIATYLSNPNHDKGFLRLGIFLGLSFFIEPLTSLIFTAVVTIGLFVFNVGHGRFAHGVYQFFAAALGFSLIFYPVGYYVLASGGFGEALGSLLYPIDSLQVFANPQLVDNVVFYGLLTFGLGALFLVFLGLFQSKASKLYVISVPASFAFIFVLALLLFSQEPLHGSRLILILPFLLLLLMTSIRGKHSARGARRRRREEVPTLWKKFMKGNLYLPILVVAYLIAIPFVARFVLHPASYREQHQVVDRVKQETSEGDQIYIWDSRVQMYKENQRLAGSIFPSPLLYTNTEENKTSLIHDLNENQPKVIVVNDKVALWSEAETLLKEHYQQVKTDYSEFKVYKIK encoded by the coding sequence ATGGCTGTATATGGCAGAATCGAAGAAGTATCCGAAACGATACAGAGTAATGAAATTGAAAATAGACTGGATAGAAATCTTGAATCTCATGTGGAAAAAGAAGAACAGGTAGCTTTCCCGTTTTTCAGACTTATCATCGGAAGTACGATTGCAACGGTTTTTTCTGTGGTGCTACCTTTACTTTTAGATATGGTAAGTCCTTCTCAGGCTCAGGATTTGTATGTAGGGTGGGCTTTGCATCAGGGAGGACAGCTTTACAGTAGCTATTATGCTAGTCAGGGTCTTCTTTATTACTTGCTGCTTTATATTACTCAAGGAGGCATCCTTTTTGCCTTGGTAGAATGGCTAGCCCTCTTAGGAGGAGGTTACTTCCTCTTTGCTTCGACAGAGTATTTGACGGGACAAAGAGAGCAAGCTAAGCAACTCCTAACCATATTTTATATTTTGGTATCTGGTCTCGGTTTTGGAGGAGGCTATGCTACGATCTTAGCTCTGCCATTCCTGTTTGCAGGATTTTCATTCATAGCAACTTATCTTTCAAATCCTAACCATGACAAGGGATTTCTACGTCTGGGGATCTTTTTGGGTCTGTCATTTTTCATAGAGCCTCTTACAAGTCTTATCTTTACTGCAGTAGTAACGATCGGTTTATTTGTCTTTAATGTTGGGCATGGTCGCTTTGCCCATGGAGTTTATCAGTTTTTTGCAGCAGCACTTGGCTTTTCTCTCATCTTTTACCCAGTAGGCTACTATGTCCTTGCTTCAGGTGGATTTGGAGAAGCTCTAGGGAGTCTTTTGTATCCGATTGATTCCCTTCAGGTCTTTGCGAATCCTCAACTAGTGGATAATGTTGTATTCTATGGTTTGTTGACCTTTGGGTTAGGAGCTCTCTTCCTTGTTTTTCTAGGCTTGTTCCAATCAAAGGCATCAAAATTATATGTTATTTCAGTGCCAGCTAGTTTTGCTTTCATATTTGTATTAGCCTTGTTACTTTTTTCTCAAGAACCTCTTCACGGTTCGCGTTTGATTCTAATCCTTCCATTTTTACTCCTTCTTTTGATGACCAGTATTCGTGGGAAACATTCAGCCAGAGGAGCTCGTCGTCGAAGAAGAGAGGAAGTTCCAACTTTATGGAAAAAATTTATGAAGGGGAATCTCTACTTACCTATCCTAGTGGTAGCTTATCTGATTGCAATTCCTTTTGTAGCTCGTTTTGTCTTGCATCCTGCTTCTTATAGAGAACAACATCAAGTAGTAGACAGAGTCAAACAAGAGACGAGTGAGGGAGACCAAATCTATATCTGGGATTCTCGAGTTCAGATGTATAAAGAAAACCAGCGTTTGGCTGGATCCATCTTCCCATCACCTCTTCTTTACACGAATACAGAAGAGAATAAAACTAGCTTGATTCATGACTTGAATGAAAACCAACCTAAGGTGATTGTGGTAAATGACAAGGTGGCTCTTTGGTCTGAGGCAGAGACACTCTTGAAAGAACATTATCAACAAGTAAAGACTGATTATTCAGAGTTTAAAGTCTATAAAATTAAATAA
- the cls gene encoding cardiolipin synthase, whose protein sequence is MKYRKFQLLMSKYGFSLSIMLLELSLVFGLFFYLGRMAPILWVIVLIFMSMATIVAIVNRSMTPDSKVMWLVVTFVPVIGPLLYLMFGERRLSKKEIKQLDKLGSMHFREDNSKALRQKLKEENKAAYGVIKSLLSMDGNADVYDRTDSQFFPSGESMWIHMLDDLKKAEKFIFLEYYIVEEGLMWNSILDILEQKAAQGVEVKMLYDDIGCMATLPGDYTIQLRSRGIEAHKFNKVIPRLTVAYNNRDHRKILVIDGQVAYTGGINLADEYINHVERFGYWKDSGIRLDGPGVKALTRLFLMTWYINRGEISDFDQYHLENQLCSSQGLCIPYGSGPKPIFHTQVGKKVYQSLINQATDSVYITTPYLIIDYDLTESIKNAAMRGVDVRIVTPFIPDKKLIQLITRGAYPDLLSAGVRIFEYSPGFIHSKQILVDKDFAAVGTINFDYRSLLHHYEDAVLLYKTESIKEIQKDFQEIFSVSQEIFQNTIKNSWYQKLIKEIAQLFAPIL, encoded by the coding sequence ATGAAATATAGAAAATTTCAATTACTGATGTCCAAGTATGGTTTTAGTCTTTCGATTATGCTACTTGAACTTTCTCTTGTTTTTGGTCTCTTTTTCTATTTAGGGCGTATGGCCCCTATTCTATGGGTGATTGTCTTGATCTTTATGAGTATGGCGACTATTGTCGCAATTGTCAATCGTTCAATGACACCTGATAGTAAAGTGATGTGGTTAGTGGTAACTTTTGTTCCTGTCATTGGCCCCTTGCTCTATCTGATGTTTGGTGAAAGGCGATTGTCAAAAAAAGAAATCAAGCAGTTGGACAAACTTGGTTCTATGCATTTTCGGGAGGATAACAGTAAAGCTCTCCGCCAGAAATTGAAGGAAGAGAATAAGGCGGCTTACGGAGTTATCAAATCTTTATTGAGTATGGATGGCAATGCCGATGTGTATGATCGAACCGATTCACAATTCTTTCCCTCAGGTGAAAGCATGTGGATACATATGCTGGACGACCTCAAGAAAGCTGAAAAATTTATTTTTTTAGAGTACTATATTGTCGAAGAAGGCCTGATGTGGAATAGCATACTAGATATACTAGAGCAAAAGGCAGCTCAGGGTGTAGAAGTCAAGATGCTCTATGATGATATCGGCTGTATGGCGACTTTACCTGGCGACTATACTATTCAGCTTCGTAGTCGAGGAATTGAAGCCCATAAGTTTAATAAGGTGATCCCTCGTTTGACGGTAGCTTATAATAATCGGGACCATCGTAAAATCCTTGTTATAGATGGTCAGGTAGCTTATACAGGAGGCATTAACTTAGCCGATGAGTACATCAATCATGTAGAACGCTTTGGCTACTGGAAGGACAGTGGGATTCGCTTAGATGGTCCTGGTGTTAAGGCTCTAACCCGTCTCTTTTTGATGACTTGGTACATCAATCGTGGGGAAATCAGTGATTTTGACCAGTATCACTTGGAAAACCAGCTTTGTTCTAGCCAAGGGCTCTGCATTCCTTACGGTAGTGGACCCAAGCCCATTTTCCATACTCAGGTAGGGAAAAAAGTTTATCAAAGTTTGATTAATCAGGCTACTGATTCAGTCTATATCACAACACCCTATTTGATTATTGACTATGATTTAACTGAGAGTATTAAAAACGCGGCCATGAGGGGTGTTGATGTCCGTATCGTGACTCCTTTCATTCCGGATAAAAAATTAATCCAACTAATCACAAGAGGGGCCTATCCGGATTTGTTATCAGCAGGAGTAAGGATTTTTGAGTATAGTCCAGGCTTCATCCACAGTAAACAAATCTTAGTGGATAAAGATTTTGCTGCAGTTGGAACGATTAATTTTGATTATAGAAGTTTACTTCACCACTATGAAGATGCAGTTTTGCTATATAAAACGGAATCAATCAAAGAGATTCAAAAAGATTTTCAGGAGATTTTTTCAGTATCGCAAGAAATTTTCCAAAATACGATAAAAAATAGCTGGTATCAAAAATTGATTAAGGAAATTGCCCAGTTATTTGCCCCAATCTTATAA
- a CDS encoding SP_0198 family lipoprotein, with translation MTFKTAALSIVSLASVSLLVACSQRTQPVQQPVAQQQAQQPAQQNTNTANAGSNQNQAAPAQNQPVAQPTDIDGTYTGQDDGDRITLVVTGTTGTWTELESDGDQKVKQVTFDATNQRMTIGDDAKIYTVNGNQIVVDDIDRDPSDQIVLSK, from the coding sequence ATGACATTCAAAACAGCAGCACTTTCTATTGTATCTTTAGCGAGTGTATCTTTGCTAGTTGCTTGTTCCCAAAGAACACAACCAGTTCAACAGCCTGTGGCTCAGCAGCAGGCTCAACAACCTGCTCAACAGAATACTAATACTGCAAATGCAGGAAGTAACCAAAATCAAGCAGCTCCAGCACAAAACCAACCTGTTGCTCAACCGACCGATATTGATGGGACTTATACCGGTCAGGATGACGGAGACCGTATCACTTTAGTGGTAACTGGAACTACTGGTACATGGACTGAGCTCGAATCTGACGGGGATCAGAAAGTCAAACAGGTTACATTTGATGCAACAAATCAACGCATGACTATTGGCGATGATGCCAAAATTTACACTGTAAACGGTAATCAAATCGTTGTAGATGATATCGATAGAGACCCATCGGATCAAATCGTTTTATCAAAATAG
- a CDS encoding folylpolyglutamate synthase/dihydrofolate synthase family protein: MFEVEEWLHSRIGLNFRSGLGRMQQAVDLLGNPEKAYPIIHVTGTNGKGSTIAFMRELFMGHGKKVATFTSPHIVSINDRICINGQSIADADFIRLANQVKEMEKTLLQTHDQLSFFELLTLIAFLYFREQEVDLALLEVGIGGLLDTTNVVTGKIAVITSIGLDHQETLGNSLEAIAEQKAGIFKAGKKAVIAKLTPEARLVCQKKAESLAVDLYQAGQDFSMLNGDFSSSLLNISQLKIGLEGAYQQENAALALQTFLLFMREGKEAVDEQVVRQALEKTHWAGRLERIRPQIYLDGAHNLPALTRLVEFIKEKEQEGYRPQILFGALKRKDYQGMLAYLTENLPQVELKVTGFDYQGSLDETDIIGYDKVPSYREFISNFEARVDAQDLLFITGSLYFISEVRGYLLDHEQIN, encoded by the coding sequence ATGTTTGAAGTAGAAGAATGGCTCCATAGTCGGATTGGTTTGAATTTTCGATCAGGTTTGGGCCGAATGCAACAAGCGGTGGATTTGTTGGGGAATCCCGAGAAGGCTTATCCTATTATCCACGTAACAGGAACTAATGGAAAGGGTTCTACCATTGCTTTTATGAGGGAGTTATTTATGGGGCATGGCAAAAAAGTTGCGACCTTTACTTCCCCTCATATCGTCTCTATCAATGATCGAATCTGCATTAATGGGCAATCAATAGCTGATGCAGACTTCATCCGTTTGGCTAATCAGGTCAAGGAGATGGAGAAAACGCTTCTGCAAACCCATGATCAGTTGTCTTTTTTTGAATTGCTGACTTTGATTGCTTTTCTTTATTTTAGGGAGCAAGAGGTGGATTTGGCTCTACTAGAAGTGGGAATTGGTGGTTTACTTGATACGACCAATGTGGTAACTGGAAAGATTGCTGTCATCACCTCCATCGGACTTGATCATCAGGAGACCTTGGGTAACAGTCTAGAAGCAATTGCAGAGCAGAAAGCTGGTATTTTTAAGGCTGGTAAAAAGGCAGTGATTGCCAAGTTGACTCCAGAAGCTAGGCTTGTTTGTCAGAAAAAAGCAGAATCTTTAGCTGTTGACCTTTATCAGGCAGGTCAGGATTTTTCAATGCTGAATGGTGATTTTTCAAGTTCTTTGTTAAATATTTCGCAGCTGAAAATAGGCTTAGAAGGAGCTTATCAGCAGGAAAATGCGGCCTTGGCGTTGCAAACGTTTCTTCTTTTTATGAGAGAAGGAAAGGAAGCTGTTGATGAACAGGTTGTAAGACAGGCTTTGGAGAAGACCCATTGGGCTGGGCGTTTGGAGCGTATTCGTCCTCAGATTTACTTGGACGGTGCCCATAACCTCCCTGCCCTGACTCGCTTGGTTGAATTTATCAAAGAAAAAGAGCAAGAAGGATATCGTCCTCAAATCCTATTTGGAGCCTTGAAACGAAAGGATTATCAAGGGATGTTGGCTTATCTGACTGAAAATTTGCCTCAGGTGGAACTCAAGGTAACTGGCTTTGATTATCAGGGTTCTTTGGATGAGACAGATATAATAGGTTACGATAAAGTTCCCTCTTACAGAGAATTTATTAGCAATTTTGAAGCAAGGGTAGACGCTCAAGATTTGTTATTCATTACAGGCTCTCTCTATTTTATCTCAGAAGTGCGGGGCTACCTGCTAGACCATGAGCAGATAAATTGA
- a CDS encoding DUF1292 domain-containing protein has translation MSHDHNHDHEERELITLVDEQGNETLFEILLTIDGKEEFGKNYVLLVPVNAEEDEDGQVEIQAYSFIENEDGTEGELQPIPEDSEDEWNMIEEVFNSFMEE, from the coding sequence ATGTCACACGATCATAACCACGACCACGAAGAACGTGAACTAATCACACTAGTAGATGAGCAAGGAAATGAAACCTTGTTTGAAATCCTTTTGACGATTGACGGAAAAGAAGAATTTGGTAAAAACTATGTTCTCCTAGTACCAGTTAACGCAGAAGAGGACGAAGACGGACAAGTTGAAATCCAAGCTTACTCATTCATCGAAAACGAAGATGGAACAGAAGGTGAATTGCAACCAATCCCAGAAGACTCAGAAGACGAATGGAACATGATTGAAGAAGTCTTCAACAGTTTTATGGAGGAGTAA
- the ruvX gene encoding Holliday junction resolvase RuvX → MRIMGLDVGSKTVGVAISDPLGFTAQGLEIIQINEDQGQFGFDRIKELVDSYKVERFVVGLPKNMNNTSGPRVEASQAYGAKLEELFGLPVDYQDERLTTVAAERMLIEQADISRNKRKKVIDKLAAQLILQNYLDRKF, encoded by the coding sequence ATGAGAATTATGGGATTGGACGTCGGTTCAAAAACGGTAGGAGTGGCCATTAGTGACCCACTAGGCTTCACCGCTCAAGGACTTGAAATCATCCAGATTAATGAGGATCAGGGCCAGTTTGGTTTTGACCGTATCAAGGAATTGGTTGACAGCTATAAGGTGGAGCGCTTTGTAGTGGGCCTGCCCAAAAACATGAACAATACCAGCGGTCCGCGCGTGGAAGCTAGTCAAGCCTACGGAGCAAAGCTAGAAGAGCTTTTTGGTTTGCCAGTAGACTATCAGGATGAGCGTTTGACGACGGTCGCTGCGGAGCGTATGTTGATTGAACAAGCAGATATCAGCCGTAACAAGCGCAAGAAAGTCATTGATAAGTTAGCAGCTCAGCTGATTTTACAAAATTATTTAGATAGAAAATTTTAA
- a CDS encoding IreB family regulatory phosphoprotein — MGFTEETVRFKLDDSNKKEISETLADVYASLNDKGYNPINQIVGYVLSGDPAYVPRYNNARNQIRKYERDEIVEELVRYYLKGQGVDL; from the coding sequence ATGGGATTTACTGAAGAAACAGTACGTTTTAAATTAGACGATTCCAATAAAAAAGAAATTAGCGAAACGTTGGCTGATGTCTATGCTTCGTTGAATGATAAGGGCTACAACCCAATTAACCAAATCGTTGGTTACGTATTGAGTGGAGACCCTGCCTACGTTCCTCGTTATAATAATGCACGAAATCAAATCCGTAAGTATGAGCGTGATGAAATCGTTGAGGAATTGGTACGCTACTACCTTAAAGGACAAGGAGTCGATCTATAA
- a CDS encoding SP0191 family lipoprotein — protein sequence MKKIVLISLAFLFVLVGCGQKKETGTATKTEKDTLQSALPIIENAEKNTVVTKTLVLPKSDDGSQQIQTITYKDKTFLNLTIQQKRPVSDELKTYIDQHGVEETQKALLEAEEKDESIIEARKLSGFKLETKLLSATELQTTTSFDFQVLDVKKASQTEYLKNIGLENLLKNEPSKYISDRLANGATEQ from the coding sequence ATGAAAAAAATAGTCCTTATTAGTCTAGCTTTCCTTTTTGTCCTGGTTGGTTGTGGACAGAAAAAAGAAACTGGAACAGCTACAAAAACAGAAAAGGATACACTTCAGTCGGCATTGCCAATTATTGAGAATGCTGAGAAGAATACAGTTGTGACTAAGACTTTGGTCTTGCCAAAGTCAGATGATGGTAGCCAGCAAATTCAAACCATTACATACAAGGACAAGACTTTTTTGAACTTAACGATTCAACAAAAACGTCCAGTATCTGATGAGTTAAAGACCTATATTGACCAACATGGAGTGGAAGAAACCCAAAAAGCTCTTCTCGAGGCGGAGGAGAAGGATGAGTCCATCATAGAAGCTCGTAAATTATCAGGATTTAAGCTTGAAACCAAACTGTTAAGTGCGACAGAACTTCAAACAACGACTAGTTTTGATTTTCAAGTTCTGGATGTCAAGAAGGCTTCTCAAACTGAATATCTGAAGAATATTGGTTTAGAAAATCTCTTGAAGAATGAACCAAGCAAGTATATTTCAGACAGATTAGCAAATGGTGCGACAGAACAGTAG
- the spx gene encoding transcriptional regulator Spx has protein sequence MIKIYTVSSCTSCKKAKTWLNAHQLSYKEQNLGKEGITREELLDILTKTDNGIASIVSSKNRYAKALGVDIEDLSVNEVLNLIMETPRILKSPILVDEKRLQVGYKEDDIRAFLPRSVRNVENAEARLRAAL, from the coding sequence ATGATTAAAATTTATACAGTCTCAAGTTGTACTAGCTGTAAAAAAGCAAAAACCTGGCTCAATGCCCACCAGTTAAGTTATAAAGAACAAAATCTTGGTAAAGAAGGAATTACTAGAGAAGAATTACTGGATATTCTAACCAAAACAGATAACGGAATAGCCAGCATCGTTTCATCTAAAAATCGCTATGCCAAAGCCCTTGGAGTGGATATTGAAGATTTGAGTGTCAACGAAGTCCTCAATTTGATTATGGAAACACCGAGAATTTTAAAGAGCCCAATCCTTGTAGATGAAAAACGTCTGCAAGTTGGCTATAAGGAAGACGATATTCGTGCCTTCCTACCACGCTCTGTCCGTAATGTAGAAAATGCAGAAGCACGTTTGCGTGCAGCTCTATAA